The genomic interval TTAGACCCTGGGACTTACAGGCTTGTCAGTCTCATGGCAGTGCCTGGTAAAGTTACAGAGATTGCTCTGGGAGTGAGTGAAAAACACCTAAGGGACAATGCGGTCACTGGTCATAGGACACATGGGTTCATGGGGGGAAGCTCATGTTCAACAaacctcatttccttttttttggatAAGGTCAGTCTCCCATTTGACTGATGGAGCCAGTTGAAGTGATCTTTTGGACTTCAGGAAAGATTATGACATGGTTTCTGACCGTATCCATCTGGACCAAACTTCCATCACAGAGCCAGAGAAATGCACAAtacgatgggtgaacaattggctgagGGGTCAGGCTCTGAGGGTTCTGGTAAATGGGGCGAtatcaggctggtggccagtcatgagtggggctgtgcagggctccATTTTGGGGACAGGTCTCATCAGTGGTCCCAAAAATGACCTGGATGCAGGATGGGAAGGAAACCTGCGTGAGTTTGTGGCTGACACGGAACTGAGAGGAGCTGCTGACTCCGTCGAAGGTgaagaggccttgcagagggatctggccAAAGGGGAGAGCTGGGCAGCCACCGCCTGTgggaagtttaacaagagcaagtgccggcCATGTccctgggcaggagcagccctggcagtACGGACAGTGTGGGGGgcgagaggctggagagcagcccccagAACAGGAGCGGGGGTGTTGTGGCCAATGGCAAGTTGGATGTGAGCCAGCAGCGGGCCCTGGCAGCCCAAAGGGCCAAGCGTGTCCTGGGGTGCCTCAGGCACGGCACTGCTGGCCGGCCGAGGGAAGGGATCGTCCCACTCTGCTCGGCCTGCTGCGGCCTCGCCTCGAGCACTGCGTGCAGCTGTGGGCACCGCAGCAGACGAAGGGCGTGAAACTGTGCGAGAGCCTCCAAGGTGGGCTACGAGGACGGCgaaggctctgcagggcaaggcgtgtgaggagcagctgaaggcgCGTGGCTTGTtgagcccagagcagaggagatgCAGGGGAGGCCTTGCGGTGGCCCATGGCTTCCTgatgaggggagcggaggggcaggcgctggtctctgctctctggggccaGTGACAGAGCCAGAGAAAATGGCATGGAGCTGCTTCAGGGGAGGCTCAGGCCAGCTGTTCAGAAACTATTTATTTCCTGAGAGGGTGCTCAGgcgctggaacaggctctcaAGCGATGTAGCCATATCcctgagcctgctgcagctgaagcagtgTTTGCAGTAGGCTGTTTGAGAGagggtctgattttggggttgGCCGCTGTGGAGTCTCAAGATGGACTTGATGGTCTCATTGGGTCCCTACCAACTCGGGctattctgtcattctgtgatcTTGGGCTTTAGGCTGAGGAGACCTGCTCCCTCTGCTTGAAGGACTTCCAAGAGATGCCCCAGTGTGGGGAAAGCCTCAACAGAGCCTGTGTGATGGGAGGCTGCAAGCCCATTGGGTGCCCCCCTGGGCAGTACAATTACCCAGATGGGACAAGGGGGTCCCAGGCTCCAGCTGGAGAAATGGGAGCTCCTGGAGTTTAGGTTCCTCCTGGCTCTGACTCCCAGGACCAACACCAAGGAGATGGTCTGCTACAAGACGCCTTCCCAGGCAGCAAAGCCTCAGGACACAAAGCACCCAGGAAATGCCACTGCCAGACTCCATCTTCCTgtacaaaactttatttgacacagtcctgctgctgctgggccttcatgtgctccagaggagggaacaaagagcccccacaggatgctcatgctcagcaccaggcacaaAGCAAGGATCAACCCCAAACTAGGAGGCAAAGGTGGCCTGCAATGGCCATCAGCATATGGTGACCACATCCCTTGCCCTGGGGTCTGcaagcagtgcaagcagaggggagaggagcgtggagagctgctgcagcccctgtgctgcccgcTGGGGCTCAGAGGCAGGCTGAGACCCATGGGTGACAGGAAGGCttgtgccccagcacaggagccgcgtgcagggcagagcccagggcttCAAGGGGCCTGGCCCCTGCTTGTAgcatcccagccctcctccagcagcagggaggaacaCGGGGCAGCCCCTGTCCCCAGTGCCCCTCATTCCTGTGCTGATCCTGCAGGACCAAGGAGGGGTGATGCAGGAGTGGCTGGAGAAGGACAGGaggtccccagggctggggacagggtttACAGGGAACTGTCCCTCAGGCACAGCTGAACTCCCCGTTTCCGCATCATGAACCAGGGGCGGATGCTCTCCCCATTGAAGGAGACTGCTGTGAAAGTGAAGATCTCGACCCCATTGTCAGCATTGATAAAAGACACCTGCCCCAGGGTACAGTCCAGACAGACCCAGATCcttgtggggacaggggacaggggcaAGTCAGTGGGAGGAGATGTGAAAGACTTGAGATGTTCATAATAGTACTCCACAGCCCAGATCCCTGCTGTAGGGCTCATGTTgatcttccctttcctctccacagaagccctggccacccccacagcccaccAAGAATACTTTAGCAACtccccctccacctccaccaacCAACAGTGTCTGCCCTCTCTGAACTCCTCATGGCCCAGCACGCATAAACTCTCCTGAAATCTCTCTGGTGTGTCAGGAACCTGATGTGGTATGTCTTCCCATCTCACACTGCTGTTGTCCTGAGACAGGACAAGCATGGGATGAGCCGTGTCCGGATCCAGGGTCAccttcactgcagggacagaaggagccaggccatcaggggcagagctcagccctgggcaggctttccccagctcggggccaggagctgccccacggggcaggagatggggcacctCTTGGCTCATGAACATGccccagcaggggcaggagaagCATCTCAGTGGGCAACCCAATGCACACCTACCTCTGTTATGAGGCAGCAGACaccttctccatgctggaaggagaggggagagctggtcaCAGCCCATGGCTGGTGCCCAgtgggtgtgggcagggtgaggggccagccctgggctgctctgtcccagctgcccaccctcccctgcacaTTGCCTTGGAGATGTCATGCAGCCCAAGCTCTGtgacactcacccagctctgcagcttggtccgctggaaaaggaagagaaaagcaaggcaTGATGAGAGggggagctgctcagcccaTGGCTGCTGCCATGGAAAGGTGCCAACTCTTTGGGTTATTTAAGGTAGTCTTACCCATAGTTGCATCTTTTCTCACTGGAAtaggaaagcaaaagcaatgcaTGATCAAAGAGGAGTGCTTCAAATTCCATGACTTATTCCATGGCTAGACCCCAAAGTACTTTGACCTAGTGAATGGGCACAGACAGTCTTGCTCTCGGACTGGGAGGGACCAGACTAACAGGGAGCAAGACCCAACTTTGAGCAAGGCTTGTGCACGTGGAGCAGTAAGGACAGACACTTGTGCAGCTCTCTGCACCGTGCCACCAAAATGCAAGTGGAAGTGAACGGGGATGGGTAGAGGACGTCCCTGTCCCAGAAGTGTCAGTGCAGAgtggggcagccccgcagctcgctccccgtccccaccttgATCCCCGTTCCTTTCAGCCATCCCGGCTGTGTcccgtgcccagggcagccccagccccagcactcctCACCCCCGTGTGAtgggccagccctgggctgctctgtcccagctgcccaccctcccctgcacaTCGCCTTGGTGTTGCCTTGGGGCTCAAGGAcggggacactcacccagctctgcagcttgttcctctgaaaagaaaaaagaaaatcagtgtgTGACCAGAAGGAAGAGCTTCTCAGCCCATGGCTAGACTTTGAATACATCTCATGTGTGGGAAATGACCAACTTGCACCCAGATTGTGAGAGACCTGACTAACAGTAAGCCAGAACCAGCTTTGAGCAGGGCTCGTGCACATGGAGCATTAAGGACAGACACTTGTGCATCTCTCAACACCGTGCCACCAAAACGCAAGTGGAAGTGAATGGGGATGGGTGGAGGATGTCCCTGTCCAGAAGTGTCAGTGCAGAGCGGGGCAACCCCACAGCTCGTACGTGGGTGCAGAGTGGTGGGTGTGAGCAGGgtgaggggccagccctgggctgctctgtcccagctgcccaccctcctCTGAACCTCGCCTTGGAAATGTCAGAGCCCAAGCTCTGTGACACTcactcagctctgcagcttggtccgctggaaaaagaagagaaaagcaaggcaCAATGAGAGGGGAGCTCCTCAGCCCATGGCTGCTGCCATGGAAAGGTGCCAACTCTTTGGGTTATTTAAGGTAGTCTTACCCATACTTGCATCTTTTCTcgctggaaaagaaaagcaaaagcaatgcatgatcagagAGGAGTGCTTCAAATTCCATGACTTATTCCATGGCTAGACCCCAAAGTTCTTTGACCTGGTGAATGGGCACAGACAGTCTTGCTCTCAGACTGGGAGGGACCAGACTAACAGGGAGCAAGACCCAGCTTTGAGCAAGGCTTGTGCACGTGGAGCATTAAGGACAGACACTTGTGCAGCTCTCTGCACCGTGCCACCAAAACACAAGTGGAAGTGAATGGGGACGGGTAGAGGACATCCCTGTCCCAGAAGTGTCAGTGCAGAATGGGGCAGCCCCTCAGCTCACTCCCCACCTTGATCCCTGTTCTTTTCAGCCATCCCGGCCGTGTCCCGTGCCCAGGgtacccccagccccagcactccccGCTCCCCTgtgaggggccagccctgggctgctctgtcccagctgcccaccctcgCCTGCACATTGCCTTGGTGCTTCCCTGGGGTCCAAGCAcggggacactcacccagctctgcagcttgttcctctgaaaaggaaagaaagtaatGCGTGATCAGAGGGGAGTGTTGCTCAGCCCATGGTAGATCATGAACATATCCCATGACTGGCAAAATACTGCCTTGCTCCGAGGTGAGACCAAGCAAATAGTCATTGTGGCCCAGCTTTGTTTAATGGTCTTATAGGTGGAACTGTAAAGACAGACACTTGTGCAGCTTTCTGCACCGTGCCCAAGCTCAGGGACACTTACCCACTTTGGCAGCCAATTCcgctggaaaagaaagagaaagcagtgcATGAGGAGGAAGTAGAGATTCTCATCAAAtggctgctgcaaacaaagTATGTCAATTCCTTCAGATTAGGTGGGAGACTCACCCAGTCTTGCATCTTTTTCcactgggaaagaaaagcataagGAACCCATGATCAGAGGGAAAAATGATCATCCCATGTCTGGACCCCAAattctttgggtttggggatggAGACTCACCGATCTCTGCAGGTAGTTcctctgtaaaagaaaaagaaagagaaaagtaatgCATGTTCATAGGGGCAGCTTCTTATCCCATGGCTACTCCTCTGGGAAGACACCAAATGCTTTCTCTTTGGGGAAGGAGACTTACCCAGCTTTGCATCTCTGttcactggaaaaggaaaacagaagcatgAGTGATCAGAGGTTACAGCTTTTCATCTCAGGGCTGATCCCATTTGAAGACCACAAAGGGTTTAAAGTGGGAAATGACCAACTTCCACCCAGACTAGGAGGGACCAGTCTAACAGGGAGCAAGACCCAGCTTTGAGCAAGGCTTTTGCACGTGGAGCAGTAAGGACAGACACTTGTGCAGCTCTCTGCACCATGCCACCAAAAGACAAAGGGAAGTGATTGCACATGGGTGGAGGACGTCCCTGTCCCAGAAGCATCAGTACagagcggggcagccccgcagcttgctccccatccccaccttgATCCCCGTTCCTTTCAGCCATCCTGGCCGTGCCCcatgcccagggcagccccagccccagcactccccactcccaccccaggctccagctgctcctccagcacccccgagccaccagcacacaagcccccagagcccacccagaCCAGGCCAACTCCCTCCCACACGGACACcacttccccaggggctgggggcagggactgCAAGGACTCACCCAGCTCTCGCCTCTGTGccgctgaaaagcaaaggcggAGGAAcaggtggtgagcagagcagcttggttgctgggtgggaacatgtgcaggggggctgcgccttgccaccagccccacgctgcagccatgctccctgGCCTCCCACCCACGACGATCCTAAGGCCTTTGGCATCCCCAGGAGaacattcccttcctcctcctgcacaccaccctgggccagggctcagccccactCCAGACCCAGGGGGGTCCCTGCAGAACACCTCcctctgctccatccctgctctgccagcttaCCTTGCTTTCGGAAGAGATAAACACCGAGGCCAATGGACACAGCCAAAAGCACGAGGACCAGAGCCAGAGCCACCATCCAGGGCTGGGCGttgtggaagaagggagctgAAAAAAGGCACGAGGAAAAGGGCTGTATTTTCATGCCCGCAGGTGGAAGAGCAAGATCCAGACTTCTCCTGGGTCGGGACAAGTGCAGGGGCCAGGAACACCTCACCCTGGCTGTGCCATTTGTACCTGCAATGTGCAGGGAAAATTTCCTCTCCTGCTGGAGGTGGTTGTTCCTGACCACGCAGGACAAGGGCCCCTCCACGCTCCCGGTCACGATGACGGCGCCTTCGATTTCAAAGAGCCCCTCCTGGTCCTGGGAATGTGTCTGGGAGACcgagggcaggtgctgcccgcgagcatccctccacagcagctgcggcAGCGGGTACCAGCCGGCTGATCGACACAGCACCCGGACGCCTCCGGCCTCGTAGCCCCCCAGGGTGAGGTGGGGGTCAGTGCctgtggctgggggaagagcgCGTGGCTGGGGCTTGACTTGGGGAGTGATTGAGTTCCAAGGCAAAGACCCCGTCTGCTCCCAAGACAGACACAGCTtagcacagccacagcaccaGCGGCTTTTGTTCCAGGTGCTCCGTGCACCCACCCTCACCC from Anas acuta chromosome 31, bAnaAcu1.1, whole genome shotgun sequence carries:
- the LOC137846199 gene encoding butyrophilin subfamily 1 member A1-like isoform X1, with amino-acid sequence MAGCCEEPRSFVGVPLEKNTWGGHLPPGKPLSQMGLSWGCGCPSLTRHARGLLTSLITLLLLQLGSAQLRVVGPGHSVTATVGQDVVLPCHLSPQRNARTLEVRWIRDNISETVHHYRNGEDLYGEQMGAYVGRTELVRDGLSAGSLDLRITGLRPSDDGQYVCTVRDAHAYDEAIVELEVSATGTDPHLTLGGYEAGGVRVLCRSAGWYPLPQLLWRDARGQHLPSVSQTHSQDQEGLFEIEGAVIVTGSVEGPLSCVVRNNHLQQERKFSLHIAAPFFHNAQPWMVALALVLVLLAVSIGLGVYLFRKQAAQRRELVNRDAKLEELPAEIVEKDARLAELAAKVGSILPVMGYVHDLPWAEQHSPLITHYFLSFSEEQAAELARKDASMADQAAELKEQAAELVRKDATMADQAAELAWRRCLLPHNRVKVTLDPDTAHPMLVLSQDNSSVRWEDIPHQVPDTPERFQESLCVLGHEEFREGRHCWLVEVEGELLKYSWWAVGVARASVERKGKINMSPTAGIWAVEYYYEHLKSFTSPPTDLPLSPVPTRIWVCLDCTLGQVSFINADNGVEIFTFTAVSFNGESIRPWFMMRKRGVQLCLRDSSL